Proteins co-encoded in one Micropterus dolomieu isolate WLL.071019.BEF.003 ecotype Adirondacks linkage group LG19, ASM2129224v1, whole genome shotgun sequence genomic window:
- the dnd1 gene encoding dead end protein 1 yields the protein MESKQSQVLNLVRVQELETWLKSTNTKLTQVNGQRKYGGPPEVWDGPAPGARSEVFISQIPRDAYEDLLIPLFSSVGPLWEFRLMMNFSGQNRGFAYAKYGSPAVATDAIRLLHGHMLQPGFRLSVRRSTEKRHLCVGDLPAATRQEDLLQVLRVLTEGVERVSVKAGPGIEGVSAIVAFSSHHAASMAKKVLVEAFKKQFALTISVKWQSTLKPSPEEPLPPKKPSEGLLPSPVKPPRHILNSPRPSVLPPRLARPPSVPPGFCRAVGGPTAPQHPPPSRSSTTSYSSPVMLLHKMCEATGAGQPLYDMYYSHAGPDGFLYFTYKVCIPGITTAFKGLVMILPGSTAATTLEEAQRAAAQQVLQRVYNN from the exons ATGGAGAGCAAGCAAAGCCAG GTGCTGAACCTTGTGCGGGTGCAGGAGCTGGAAACCTGGCTGAAATCAACCAATACAAAGCTGACTCAAGTTAACGGCCAGAGGAAGTATGGAGGACCACCTGAGG TGTGGGATGGCCCTGCCCCTGGAGCCCGCAGTGAGGTTTTCATCAGCCAGATCCCACGGGACGCCTACGAGGATCTGTTGATTCCCCTGTTCAGCTCTGTGGGGCCCCTCTGGGAGTTCCGGCTAATGATGAACTTCAGCGGCCAAAACCGCGGCTTTGCCTACGCCAAATACGGCTCTCCAGCTGTAGCTACAGACGCCATCCGCCTGCTGCACGGTCACATGCTGCAACCCGGCTTCCGCCTCAGTGTCCGCCGCAGCACAGAGAAGAGACACCTCTGTGTGGGAGACCTGCCAGCTGCCACCAGGCAAGAGGACCTATTGCAG GTGCTGCGCGTTCTGACGGAGGGGGTGGAGAGAGTGTCTGTGAAGGCTGGACCTGGTATAGAGGGGGTGTCTGCTATAGTCGCCTTCTCATCCCACCATGCTGCTTCTATGGCCAAGAAGGTGCTGGTAGAAG CATTCAAGAAACAGTTTGCTTTGACCATCTCAGTCAAGTGGCAGTCTACATTGAAGCCGAGCCCAGAGGAGCCATTACCTCCAAAGAAACCTTCAGAAGGCCTCCTGCCTTCACCCGTGAAGCCGCCCCGCCATATCCTGAACTCTCCACGGccctctgtcctgcctcctcGCCTCGCCCGTCCTCCATCCGTCCCTCCGGGTTTCTGCCGAGCAGTGGGAGGACCCACTGCACCCCAGCACCCTCCCCCTTCCAGGTCCTCTACCACCTCCTATTCATCCCCTGTGATGCTCCTGCATAAGATGTGTGAGGCGACTGGGGCTGGCCAGCCGCTCTATGACATGTACTACAGCCACGCTGGGCCTGATGGATTCCTCTACTTTACCTATAAGGTGTGTATCCCTGGAATAACCACAGCCTTCAAAGGACTGGTTATGATCTTGCCGGGATCCACTGCCGCCACCACACTGGAGGAAGCTCAGCGGGCTGCAGCCCAGCAGGTCCTGCAGAGGGTGTACAATAACTAG